The Plutella xylostella chromosome 25, ilPluXylo3.1, whole genome shotgun sequence region TTCTCgtataaagtaagtaggttatataagttttaagtaagtatattaaatgaagtattattattattaggtataattcTTTATTCAGATAACTAAGATCCATTTTGTTAGaagacataatatattattaaaatacagtgggtaagtaagtagtattaagtaagatgatgaagatgatgaaACCATAATAAACTAAGACAAAATTAGCCATGAATATTATGTTCCTCTGTGAGCTAGTTCTTGGCGGCTTGCTTCTCGTCGTTCTCCTGCTGCAGCTCCTCGAGGCGCTGCAGCAGCCGCAGCCGGCGCCGCTCCATCGGCGTCTTGCCCCACCACGCCTCCACCGCCGCCTCCTGAAAGTGGGGCAAGATGGTTAGAGACATAGTCAAAGTCAGTCaatgtcaaagtcaaaatcaaagtcaaaatcaaagtcaaagtcaacgtcaaagtcaaagtcaacgTCAAAGTCAAAGGTTTCTatatcgtataaatataaaaaaacaaaaacataatcatcatcatcagctgatGATCATCCTCTGCTGGACTGCAGCCGCTCCCAAGGAGCGTCATAACACTCGGTCCTCATCGAACCAATACCGGCCACctgcctaaggtcgtcggtccaagTCCATAATGCATATAATATGACACACAAGGCACGAAAAAAGGTATTTGCCTTGGACAGATCTGAAACGTGAATTCCTGAATGCAGCAGTCAGTGAGTGCTAGGCACCACACTGCCTAGTGCACAGTGCCTAATTTACCGGATGACGCACACGTCATCTGATAAATTATTCAAAAGCCTAACGATTGCTACTATTTACCAGCTGATATCACAACGTATTGCCGAAAACCTATATAGGTTACCTGCTCAGCATAAATTGGATCCCTGGAGCTGAGTTGCACGGCTATCTCCTGCGCAGTCAGCGCTCGGATGCGCAGCTGGAGACTCCGCTTCGTCGTCAGGACTGCTGCCAGAGCCTCTAGTAATGTACCTGTGAGTGAGTAATGTAATgtggtattttgttttgcaAAACTTCAACTCGACCAGAATATTCGTTATTATCTGGATGTCATTCTCATTTCAGTACCTGTAAAGTGTAGGATGGTACCTATAATTTTTGGGAATTGCAGTTAAGAGATAAATGTTTCACTGTATGATCTATCCCAGATAGTTAAAGAGAAACTAAAGTAAATGAACGATTGCCAATTCTTACCAATAGTGTAAGAATCGGAGACTCTCGCCAGGCAGGAGACATCAAGGCCAGGTGATAAGGCGCCAGCCTTGTGTAGCCTCTTCATCCACATCATGCTCAAACTGCCGTAGTCAGCTCTGGGTATTTGGATGATCTTTGCGTAACACTGGTATAAGAGTTTCTGTTCAGCGTCCCATGGGCTTCGAGACGTTCCAATGAATAGTACTCGGTCCTCCGGGCATATTCCTGAAAACTCAACTAAATAGGTTATCAGTGGACCACGAGTAAACGATAATTGTTTTACATTCAAATTATCGTATCATACCTTTAATAATCTTGATCAAATCTTTCTTCAGTCTTTTCGGGTCAGTCTTGTCAGTTTTAGGTATCTTTTTCACAAATGGTTTTTCCGCATCGTCCATCCATATTACCGAAGGCTGCAGTAGTCTAGACACTTTAGTCACTAGATGTATGAGCATTATGAGACCAGTCTTGCCCGGATACTTGCCGACTATATTTGCTGGAGTAAGGTCAAACAGAACCGCTCCCACTTCACTGCATATTGCATGCACTAGCATTTTCTTCCCACTTCCTGGAGGTCCTAGATTATACGAAAATAATCATATAGAGATTATAAACAATTACATACAacagaacaaaagctgcactGTAAATTTTGACCATACTGCACATCGAACTTGTGAAAGTAAATAGTGTTAATCAAGAAATAATTAAGAGAGTCAAGGTACCATTACACATATAACTAGTGgatagtacctatttattattacctgATAATAAGACAGATCTTATTAGCGGCGCATGGGTCTTGACGTGTTCAGATCCAAGGGGAAgaatacaatactctttaaCCAGTTGTCTAATATCCCCTAAACAAGGTGCAGGATCCCTACCCTCTGCTTTCATTTCTTCACCCAAAAAGCTTTTTTCTCCAATATAGTCGTCTATTTTTACAATGGGGTACGGCCGTATTATGCCATTAGCCACAAGCTCTTCAAATAATGATTCTGTGGTTCTATCGGGTGTTAAATCTTTCTCTTTcttctttttgtttttcttcccTCCGCGACGAACCTAAAAAGCAAAATAGTATCAGATTCATTTTTAGATTAAACGTTATTCAATTTAGTATAGTCATTGTAAAGAAATTACCTTTTTTTGGGGTTTCTTAGCTTTTTTTCCTTTATGTGCTCGATCCCTGTCAAACGCTCCTTGCAGAAGTTCCAATTCACTTCGCATTAATTCATCAACGATGTTTCGTACTTCTGTTTCCAATTTGACCATCTTTTCTCTTTCTATCATATCCTTGTAGTAACGTTCGTTATGATTTTCGCAATCCTCTTTATGTTTCCATATATCTTCgaatcttaaaaataaatcagaCAGCAATAAGTAACATTTCTTAACATCATAAgtaaagatatttttattcatcagTAATTAAACAAACTTACTCTTCATTAGCATTGATGACATCTTGTAAGAATGCAGAAGAACTACATTTGTAGGCTTGAAGATCTTCTGTTTCATCTTTTCCTTTATTATCTTCGTTTTTACTACTTTTCTTGTCCTTACTCTCTTTGCTCTTCTTAGAATCTTTAGATGATACCGGTGATGATTTACTAATTTCGCTTTCTGTGccagtacctatattaaatcaaattatCTAAGTGTTTCATTTCTATTACTCCTTAACCTCTAATAGAAACTAAGCCCCTTATCCATTAAAGTTAGTGGACGCTtcagctattgaactgttttgtccctatCTGttaaagaacaaattgttctctgtcagagagtgatagaacagttcaatagctaaagcgtccacaattttttttatgaataagggggtgaGTTAAAAACAATACACTTACGAGTACCCTGTCTGCTAAACATTGCTCTACTGCCTCCACTCTCTTCAGGTGGCAGCTCAGGGAGTTTTCCAGTTCTCTCATAATACTCCCAAATCCACCTCCTGAGCTCATCACCAATCTGCTCGTTGATGCGAGCGTCGTGCTGACACTTTAATATCTTTTCAATGGACGATAGAGCTTCCTCAAATTCTCTTTTCCGTTCCGCTTGGAGATTTCGTCGGTATTCTTTTACCTGAATTATGatgaaaacaatttaaaagtaaaacaaaagtttgtaagattacttattattttttatttctatcttGACATGACCTAAATTGCCATGCAATATGCATACGTATATGCatatactataggtactttattatgAATGTGTTTGTGTAGCAATAACCCTCCTATGAGCATGTTCAATAATATTTCTGTGTAAATGTTATAGCACAACATATAGgtatactacctacttaaatgttatatttttatttaaatgaattacCTCGTCTGCCTTGATAATAGCTTCGGACTCCTTATATACAGGCATTTCCATACCAATAAGCAACATTTCTTGTTGTTTTCTCTTCTTAGTCTCTCTCCTCGCTATGAAACCTCTCCAGACTCTTTGTATAGAAGTAGCGGCCGATGGCGTCATTTCACCCTTTTGATCCCTTCCTTTTTCCTTGAGGAGTCTTATTTCTTTCATGAACTGACCTCTGGAAAGAAACGGCgtaaattatcattttatacGACTTATCATATTCTAATAGCTACAATTTAAGATCACtgtaaaacattaaatttcattttctaGGAACATGTTAGATGgactcaaaaataaatacaggcaaaagttaataataataattagactatactgaaaaaaaaacctatccATTATTGAACGGCTACGTGGATTCTGATAAGATATGTCTAAAAACACTCGAGATAACCTTACCCATGactcaaaataaacaaatgaaaaatcaattCATCCATTTGGAAGCAACCTCGAAGCAACGCTATCATAGACAGATtcacagatacacagacacgtttcATATaaaacacccctctttttcgtAAAACAATAGTCTCGAACCTGAGTCGTCCCTGCCTGGCGCGCTCGTGGCTCTGTATGACGAGCACGGCCTGCTGCTCCGTCAGCACCAGCGCGCGCGGCTTGGCCGGCTCGTGGCCCAGCCGCCGCAGCGTGTAGTCTACGAACTGACGGTTGTTCAGGATCTCGTCCTCGCGCTCTCTGATGAAGTATTGGGGCACGCGAGGTTCTGCCTCGTAGGGCGTCACTTGGAGTTTCTCTAGGACCTGTGGAAATTAAGGTTGTTAAAATTCTGTCGCGTAAAGTGCATACAGTATACGTACATcgtacactcgcgagcaatcaaaaagttccacgccattgacgttccatgtttcactggaactttttcattgcttgtgagtgtataatacggagaacaggttgccgcggtgccgccgccgcgtggcggcgttgccgttgcgatgtggttgcgttgtggttgcgatgtggtcgtattacacaggtggtcgataacaacggcaaaatgtggcacgtgtgaattggattattcattgtcaataccaaatatacgcccgaccacaccgcgTGGTTGTAGTGtagttgtggctgtggtgtggttgtggtacgtctgaattgatcCTTAGTACTGTTATTGAAATaagaaaagttattttcaatgataaaatgtgtggtacctatatttataaacactttgtagacaggtaggtacctatattttttctaaattgaTTGTGGATTTCATACTTTAATAagctatttaaaaagttagaacagtatacctatattatgctAATCATGTGGTACACCGTTAACATGTTTTTTCAACAATTATGATGTGAGTACCTACCTCATTACTATCAAACGTGAAATCCGACAGTTGAATCTCCACCAAATCCTGTTTGATCTCAAGCAGTCTCCCGAGGCAGGCTTCCAATAAGCGCTTCACGATCAAGCGCTTTTGTGGCTGAAGTAGCTGGTCATACACCTCGTCCAGTCGACCTAACAACACCGTATACCGAACTCTTAGCTCACAAAGCAGCGGCTGCAACGCTGCTTTTTCCACCACACCAGACTCAAACACTGCCTCATCAGCTTGTGTAGCTTCTCCTATAAGCTCAGAGGTTTCGCAAAGTAAATCCGTATATGTTTTGTTGGACATGTTGATGTTGTTGCGAGAACAAAGCGGTTATCGATGTAACTTTTCATCGCCACGGGCCGTTGCTATCAACAGTGCTCGGTTGGTTGGTTTGCTGCGGGTCGATTGTGGGTGAAGTTCGGGAGTTTTAAcgtgttgtgttttgtttaccTGTTCTGTAATTTGCTTTTGAGGAGCAATTAAATAGTTGTTTGTTGTACGGATAAGCtagaggttagaaaatatTATCCGTCGTTTTATGAGCtgttaaactttttattaatttggtcttaactgtaaaaaaatactgtcgTCTACTCTGATCAATGTTATATTTCCCATGTTTACTTACCAAAATGTTTACACTAATTCCGAATCATTTTGATAGAATCAACTGATTCGCTACAGTTTAATTTGAGCGTTGAAATTGGATTTCTAATTAATGACGAAAATGTATTGTTAGtttcattttagatgcagagtTGCGAATCGCTTATGAGGTGCAATATTTGAACAGTGAATAGTGGGACGCCCGCCGTTGAGCGCTAAACTAATACGCTGGCTGTtctgccgaaggtcccggttTCGATCCCCGGTTAGGGcaggtattttgtttaaaaacaggGTATTGTTACTCGGGACTTAAAACGTATGCAGCGGTCGGACGGCTGTTTCcattatattaatatgattACTAACAATAACTAAATACCTTAAAGTGGATATACAGTGTGTTTAAAAAAGAGTAAGTAAGCCGAAAATATGCATAGgcggttattctgaacaagtTATGGAAATTCGCGAACACACATTTTTGATTAACACTGAATATATCAGTGTAGAAAATAAGTTAACTTTGCAAAAGGCTTTTTAGTAGCCGACTGCTTTTGTTGGTTTCAGAGTTAATAAGGACCCATACCACCCTTTACTTAGTACAAAAACGCTAAGACATTTTCAAAAGCTAATACAATAAGTCACCCTGGTACTCGTTTCGATAACGAAACGTTAAACAACGATTTAATATTTAACGTTTCCGTTCACTTATGCACGGAGCAGATATTGCAGAAGTAAAGCTTTCAATAAATGTTAACTTTTGTcaacaatataatatgaattcttaataaaatataattaaaaattagacaTGACTGAGTTATACAGAGGAACacaaaatcatcatcatcagtaatCACATCTGCAAGAAATAGTGTTCCCTCAAATAGAACTGAAAtcctagtaggtacttatcgaTTCTCTAGGTATAAATTCTAGTTGTGATTAATTtagtgctgtcaaaaccttaaattacttgtttaaaattccttaaaatttgtttatttgttgtaaaattcgactctataaGGTTTTCACGGGATTCAACCGGTTAAAACTTGATAAccttaccctcaaattcatagaccgtattacaacaaggttacaattgactttgaaacacacaagtttcgactctttacgtcagtcaaaaagttAAAACCCGTATTTGTAACACAACGAAAATTTAAAAGCTattttaaagtgtcaaaaagctctatgactGTATGAGGGGGTTAAACTCAATACGTGAGCTTAACTCCTACGCTCCCTCAGAGTTGCGCTTAAACTAGAAGTAACAGTGGTAAAAAATCGGCAAAACATCGCCTCGCACATACCATCTGTGCTATGATTTATATTCAGTATTTCGTGCTTCATACTCGTACGTTCCGGGGCTGGTGATAAATCAGCGAAGTCATGACTGAACTTCTTGAGTGCCGGGCAAATATTTGATGTTTGTCGCCGATATTTTCGGAAGGAgaactggggggtcactctacagggtgttgcaaaaagagtatactaagccgaaacctacatgttcAGCATACcgcataccctttttgcaacatcctgtatgcTACATAGAAACGAACGAATGAGAGATGTCGTGCAATCGTTACGtttaaaagaataaagagTTGTGGTTCATGCATCAGCGCTTCGAATCTTGGTTTTtggtcatatagagtgaccccactgCTCTTGTATGGAAAGGTTGGTGTTTAAGGAACAAGGAGACGAGTGCCGttttttttggtaaaaaatatattagatgctgctttaatacattttatgtacCGATTTGGTTAATCTGAACGTAAAAATCCAAGTTTCtcaataagtatatataaataattgcCCCGCTGGTATTACAATAGTATCGTTTACTGCAAATGTCTAAatcataatgaaaataaaagtccgtaattttttttttgttatttataatgaaaaaatTAGATGTTTAATATAGGTTTATTAAGATATAAACCCCTACAAACCTAAACGCTATTTCGGGTTATCtcaatttttttcttaaaaaaacttagtttttattatttaaccagTTTTTTATCTGTGTTCATAATCAAAAACGATAATAAAAAGCACAAAAAGAGTTGAGGGAACgtcttatttaattacaagCTCTTGACTTTTCCCTTTCTTATACAAAGTATATCTTGcccttttgttttttattaaatcctGGCGgaaatttttcaaaataaagattttaacCTTAGTTGTAGACAGCAGAAGATTACTTTTCCTACGCCATCAtcataaatttaacaaaaactccaaaatttaaacaaatatcatcatcagccaataatcatccactgctgaacataggcctctcccaaggagcgccacaacactcgtcctcggccttcctcatccaaccactacccgctacccgcctaaggtcgtcaatccagcgggcaggagggcgtcccacgctgcgtttgcctgttcgtatGTTCACTCTACCCCAACgattatcggttcttcggcagatatgaccagcccactgccacttcagcttgcatattttgacagctatgtcggtaaccttagtcctctgacggataacctcatttctgatacgatccatcagagaaaccccaagcatagctctctccatagcaaatacaaaagtaacaaaacACACCGCATGCAAATCAAATAACATTTCTCTGTTCCAGAAGTAaagtttaacaaaaatacattgtGAAATATCTAGGCTAGACGCTCTAACATGCTAACCGACCGGGACAAGGCCGAATTCACTCTGACTGAAAAATACCCACGAGTTTCCGCCTTATTCACTGCTTTCAGGGAAAAACTTTTCAGGATATGGTATGGGATGATTAAAATGTTATCAGTCTTtttttagcgtgtcggtgacaaacactagggTTAATCTAGGGTTCATTATGGTGATGAAAAGATAAGAATAGcctcctgacacctggcgtgctatgagtaaaaatatatttagtttaaaaatacctatatcaaaagttttatggagtatccctgttattcctttaaagttttataaagcaCCTATcccttaaaatatttgttcttTGAACAAGTGACAAAAAAGTTCAgtagttaaaatttaattatttttttaatttaataacagtgtatacatttatacctctcggggtcaggAGGATAGCGGACGTTTGAATAGAGTAGGAGTTAGTAGCCTTGACTGCTATGTCGAAAGTCctgggttcgatccccggccggggctgatatttattaaaagaCAGATTTTTGTACTCGGTCTCGAGTGTTCattatgtatctgtgtatctGTATAGATATATCAGCAGTCCAATACACAACAGACattacctagcttggggtccgTTGGCCATGTGggacacatattattatttttataaatttgggTCCAATTAAGAAAGCTCActcaattaaaaaaactacatttCATGCAAAACTCAAGCAACTGAATCAAGCAGCTGTCTCAATAGGACTCAGTACAAACTCTGGGCGTGAGCTAGAAAAGTGGCGGTGGAGTTGTCATATACATTATTCAGAGCATCAGAGTGCCCGTCAGTGGAGCTGTGTCTTGCATACTTCCAACGTTGGTCGTACCCGTTGGTTATTTCCAACGTTGGATGGCTCGACCGGTTGGATTGTTCCAAcgctggagggttactctatgcTGACGAAAAgtgaacgaacgagagctgtcgtacaATTGGCACGTTTAAAGCAACACGATGATGATATTCTGatctaaataaatgtttttattattttttcgttgGTTAGTTGATTATatgcttattattattgatttaatcGTTTTAAGATAACGAATAAGAACCTAGtattattgtgaaattggTTTCTACTAGCTTTAAGTGAATTTGCAATGCCCACAATGGGTATCAAgttgtaggtactattttattttaagatcatTAATGTACACTTgatagcaataaaatatttgatttgatttgattagagtcgtggctcgcgcagcagtgcTCCGAATATTCGTATCTCGTCATGATAGAGCGACCCCCGCTGGTTTGCGCGACCCGCTGGGATTTAACACGTTGTAAACTGATTTTCTGACGGGCGACTCCATTTTAGAGCCGTGTTAGTTGTGGAGGGTAATTCGATATTTATGTGTAGTCTGTTCAAGTGTACGACCAGGAGCGGTTATTAGATAGCTGCTTTGTGATGTTCTTAAGTTATTGTgtgaatttattaatttactttgctaagtacctaccttcttATCATTTTTTCGTGCACCCCAggaatttaattatgtaaatatttctGGATTAATGTCGATGTAATTTTGGTGATGGCTAAATCATATTGGTATATTCGTAAATTTGTCATTTTTGAAATCTAAATTTGCCTTCTCCGACCAAACCCAAACACtttcgaaaaaatatttacaaaaatatagaaataaaactaaagtgattttgtataaaatcCACGATTCAAGGCATATTAGTCCTTTTATAAAGGATACCAGCATAAATAAGGTATATAAAACCCTTTATAAAGAATACCAATATCaattatagtaggtaaataatacctacctacaaatttGCTGAACCAAAACAGCCAAACTAATTCTATCCTAACCCAACCCATATTTAACCTCTAGTGTGTGCCAACCACGAAAATAATCTAATAACCGAccaacataaattaatttacctcTCACTATGGCCATCAGTGGAACTACCTGCCCATTTTCATTATGTCTTTCCACATTACAGGCCGCAGGGGAACTGTGTAGAGGTTTCTGAGATTCACATTTTCTTGTTCTCTTGTCTTGTAGTACCTAATAGGAgggattttttaaattaaatacctaactggcaaatctactattacttatttttaattaattaggttagaagatttgtcactttattcattggttgTTATTAGGTTGAACTTGAAACGTTTATCTCGGTTTTACAGTAAACAATATACGGAAGGTACCTATTTAGCTTTTTTTTTTGATTGTGACAGTTCATCTTgctcatattttttatcaaaaacgCACAGCAAAAATTGGGCCCATTGGTATCAGCATTTTCTTActggaactttatcattgtTCACGAGTAAGTATagaatttaggtaggtacctactaaatcTGTTGATTTTTGTCCCAAGAATCGACGACAACTCTCAACCCTTataagcgtcaattcacacgtaccacaaccacaccacgtcgcagcgacaaaatgtggtcaagctgtggttacgtgtgaattgtgtgacagcggctttttgcagttgcgttgtggcagcgacaaaatgtcgatgtggttgcgttgtcgctgtcattgcgatgtggtaaccacgtcgtcgtgtgaatttaatagggagaggaggtggccgcggtgccgccgccgcgtggcggcgttgccgttgcgatgtggttgcgttgtggttgcgatgtggttgcgatgtggttgaattacacaggtggtcgataacaacgtcaaaatgtggcacgtgtgcattggattattcattgtcaatacaaaatatacgcccgaccacaccgcgtggttgtggtgtggttgtggttgtggtgtggttgtggtacgtctgaattgaccctaacAGTTACACAGTCCACCCGCCAGCCACTATAATTCAGCATTACGCGCTATAAGCCGCGCATAGTGGTGGCCGAGCGCGATATTTCGCTGCTTATCCCGTCATAAGACAGCAGGTGGCGGCggtaaagtaataattttacgATATCCCTCTTAAGTTCCTACTTGATACCTTTGCGCGTCTCTCAGAGAGTTTTAACTACCGCGAGTGTAGTGATGGGAAGTGACTTTTGATAGTGTATTTTAACCCCCGACGCCGACGGAAAAAGCTAGGGTAAGTTTCACGTGTCACAGTATCTGTGGTGGCCAATTTTTTGGTGTATTTtctcaaaatcggcttagcctttcaaaaatatgtgatttttttttttattttttttttattaaacatttattttcaggtaaGTATAACATCTATAGTGAATTAGTGAAACATGTCGAAAATTGTtagtcaaaatattaatatcatagctctacctaagcaggaactgttctcttttttgatgttggtgcggtgacaaagtaatctgaagaaatatggcaccaacttcaaaaaagaacagttcctgcttaggtatatttgtactgtcacatataatttgtgtaaaccttaaattatttcttacattttagtggttttttgaagtcggttttttaatttttttaattattattttattttatagtttttagtttatttgcaataatttttaatcaataagatgcaaatgataccaaaaagtcctactaatcaatacgaatcattcaagcctaaacacgaggtagttgctatatataccgttgaggagttcccttgtctgccttccgtttccatcatcagatcagctcaaggtcaccatcatatttttttgttataagaactatatttacgttcttaatttcattagaatcggttaatatgtgtccaaaatggaaattcataccatgtttttacccctttacccacccttaggggtgagataaaattctgaaaaaaaaatgggaccacctgggagctcaacccaatacaacacaaaaagtattttcaaaatcggttcataaacggcggagtaatcggtgaacatacataaaaaaaaaataaaaaaaaaatattccgacgaattgagaacctcctcctttttttgaagtcggttaagaAATGAAATAATCTACAATATTGTAAGTAACTGGTCAAGGTTCATGCCAGCTTTCCCTGCTCTCTGGACATTTCAATCGTAAACACTTCGTATTCAATATTTCTATTTCGAAGGACTGAAAAATCACAATGAATAGAGGCTTCATTCGTTACAAAATGTAACAAAGACAGTCGCCAGAATCTAGACCATCCCTAAGGTCTTAGCTGGCCTCAAGACGGCGCTCGCCAGACGGAAGTCAGGCTTACCGGGCAAGCTCTCGACCAATCAGATCGCGCAGGGGGGccactctacagggtgttgcaaaaagggtatactaatgCGCGAatttttcaaaactcgtagaacataAGTCgctcagaatgaccccctgagtcatcCGCTTGCGGCTTATTAATTtaaccttttttgcaacaccctgtatattatgaaGACTCCGTCCcgtttaacataattaaacaTCTCTTGTTCGtaagtttttcgtcagtatagagtaaccttctGCTACAGTCACCGGATTTCGGATTTATTTTATCGATTGTCGTCTCGGACAACACTAGTCAACGACAAATTGGCGCGTTGAATAAAAGTTTGTGTTTCTTTGTTGCAATGTCGCggtcattttaaagttttatttgtttattttagatatgtgttcccgcgagcttcgcttcgccttaaaaagttttcccgtgggaattcc contains the following coding sequences:
- the LOC119691058 gene encoding dynein regulatory complex protein 11, with the protein product MSNKTYTDLLCETSELIGEATQADEAVFESGVVEKAALQPLLCELRVRYTVLLGRLDEVYDQLLQPQKRLIVKRLLEACLGRLLEIKQDLVEIQLSDFTFDSNEVLEKLQVTPYEAEPRVPQYFIREREDEILNNRQFVDYTLRRLGHEPAKPRALVLTEQQAVLVIQSHERARQGRLRGQFMKEIRLLKEKGRDQKGEMTPSAATSIQRVWRGFIARRETKKRKQQEMLLIGMEMPVYKESEAIIKADEVKEYRRNLQAERKREFEEALSSIEKILKCQHDARINEQIGDELRRWIWEYYERTGKLPELPPEESGGSRAMFSRQGTRTGTESEISKSSPVSSKDSKKSKESKDKKSSKNEDNKGKDETEDLQAYKCSSSAFLQDVINANEEFEDIWKHKEDCENHNERYYKDMIEREKMVKLETEVRNIVDELMRSELELLQGAFDRDRAHKGKKAKKPQKKVRRGGKKNKKKKEKDLTPDRTTESLFEELVANGIIRPYPIVKIDDYIGEKSFLGEEMKAEGRDPAPCLGDIRQLVKEYCILPLGSEHVKTHAPLIRSVLLSGPPGSGKKMLVHAICSEVGAVLFDLTPANIVGKYPGKTGLIMLIHLVTKVSRLLQPSVIWMDDAEKPFVKKIPKTDKTDPKRLKKDLIKIIKGICPEDRVLFIGTSRSPWDAEQKLLYQCYAKIIQIPRADYGSLSMMWMKRLHKAGALSPGLDVSCLARVSDSYTIGTLLEALAAVLTTKRSLQLRIRALTAQEIAVQLSSRDPIYAEQEAAVEAWWGKTPMERRRLRLLQRLEELQQENDEKQAAKN